GCCCCGACCGTGCTCGATTGTCACTGAGTTGTCGCAATCGACTACGGACTGTGAGCAACGGCACGGCGGTGGACCGTCGGTCGGAAGGAGAGGCACGGCGAAGTGATCGGGCTCCGCGAGGACGACGGCTGGGCGGAAGAAACGTGGGGGCGGGCCTTGGACGCCGGCCGGCCCCCCGAGAGCGGTGGCGGAGGCGGGCGTGGCGGCCGGGGCTCCCGGGGCTCACGGGACGAAGGCAACAGCAGAGGCGGCCGGGGCGGCAGAGACGGCAGAGGCGACCGCGACGAGCCGGAAGCCGACCCGTCGGCACGCCCGGAGGACCGGCCCTGGACCCCGATCCCACGTCAGGCGAAGGCAGCCGACCCGAGTCTGATCCCGCCCCAGCGCCGTCTGAAAAAAACATCGCGGAGCGCGTAACGCTTTCGGGTGAAGCTCGTTTTCCATCTCGGAGTAACGATGGCCCGCGCCCCCGCCCGCCGCCCGTCCGCCTCTCAGGAGGCGCTTCGCGCAGCGGTCTGCAAAAGGGTGGGTGGCGAAGCGGCGCGAACCATCGACTACGGGGACCTGTCCGCCATAAGCTCAATAGGTGTCACAACCTCACGAATGTGGAGGCTTGACCAATGACGTCCATCCTAGTCTGCGACGACTCCCCGCTGGCCCGGGAGACGCTGCGACGCGCCGTGGCGACCGTGCCCGGTGTCGACAAGGTCACCACCGCCAACAGCGGCGAGGAAGTGCTGCGCCGGTGGACTGCCGACCGCTCCGACCTGGTCCTGATGGACGTGCGGATGCCGGGCCTGGGCGGTGTGGAGACCGTGCGCCGGCTGCTGTCCAACGACCCCAACGCCCGGGTGATCATGCTGACCATGGCCGAGGACCTGGACGGCGTGGCGCTCGCGGTGGCCACCGGTGCCCGCGGCTACCTGCACAAGGACGCCTCCCGCGCCGAGCTGCGCGCCACCGTCAGCCAGGCGCTGGCCGACCCGACCTGGCGGCTGGCCCCGCGCCGGCTGCGCCCGGCCGAGATCGGCGCCGTCCCGACCCTGACCGCGCGCGAGATCCAGGTGCTGGAGGGCATGAGCCACGGCCGCTCCAACGCCGAGATCGGCCGCGACCTGTTCCTCTCGGAAGACACGGTGAAGACCCATGCGCGCAGGCTGTTCAAGAAGCTCGGCGCCTCGGACCGCGCGCACGCCGTGGCGCTCGGGTTCCGCTGGGGCCTGGTCCGCTGAGGCCGGACCGGCCGGTACCGCGGCCGCCGTCCCCGGCGGGGGGTACGGCGCCTGGTGCCGGTGTGATTCCGAGCACGCCGGAGGCGATCATCCGTTGATCGGTTTGGTCGGGCCGGATTCCTGGGGGAAGATTGCTTATCGGTCCCCCTTGACATTCGGATGGTGACATGTCTGACGCCGGCCTGCCCGCCAAGTTCGCGACTCTCGGCCTGACCTACGACGACGTCCTGCTGGTGCCGGCCTACTCCGAAGTGGTGCCCACCGAGCTGAACACCGGGACCCGGCTGTCGCGCAACATCACCTTGAACGTGCCGCTGATCTCGGCGGCCATGGACACCGTCACCGAGGCGCGCATGGCCATCGCCATGGCCCGACAGGGCGGCGTCGGCGTCCTGCACCGCAACCTGTCGATCGAGGCCCAGGCCGCGCAGGTGGACCTGGTCAAGCGCTCCGAGTCGGGCATGGTCACCCAGCCGGTGACCGTCGCGCCGGAGGCCACCTTGGCCGAGGTCGACGAGCTCTGCGCCAAGTACCGCATCTCCGGCCTGCCGGTGACCGCGACCGACGGCACCCTGCTGGGCATCATCACCAACCGCGACCTGCGCTTCGAGACGGACTCCTCGCGCCGCGTGGCCGACGTCATGACGCGCATGCCGCTGGTGACCGGCCCGGCCGGGATAAGCGGCGAGGACGCGATGAAGCTCCTGGCCAAGCACAAGATCGAGAAGCTCCCGCTGGTCACCCCGGACGGCAAGCTGTCCGGCCTGATCACCGTCAAGGACTTCGACAAGAGCGAGAAGTACCCGCTGGCCACCAAGGACGAGAACGGCCGGCTGCGCGTCGGCGCGGCGATCGGCTTCCTCGGCGACTCCTTCGAGCGCGCCCAGGCCCTGATGCAGGCCGGCGTCGACTTCCTGGTCATCGACAGCGCGCACGGCCACTCCAAGGTCGAACTGGACATGATCGCCAAGGTCAAGGCCGAGGCCCCGCACATCGACGTGATCGCCGGCAACGTGGTCACCGCCGCGGGCGGCCGGGCGCTGATCGACGCCGGCGCCGACGCGATCAAGGTCGGCGTGGGCCCGGGCTCCATCTGCACTACGCGCGTAGTGGCCGGAGTCGGCATGCCTCAGGTGACCGCGGTCTATGAAGTCGCCGAGGCGGCTAGGGAACACGGCGTCCCGGTGATCGCCGACGGCGGCCTGCAGTACTCCGGCGACATCGGCAAGGCCATCGCGGCCGGCGCCGACTCGGTGATGCTCGGTTCGCTGCTGGCCGGCTGTGAGGAGTCGCCCGGCGAGCTGCTGTTCATCAACGGTAAGCAGTTCAAGTCCTACCGCGGCATGGGCTCGCTCGGCGCTATGCAGTCCCGCGGAGAGAACAAGTCCTACTCCAAGGACCGCTACTTCCAGGGCGATGTGGAGTCCGACGAGAAGCTGATCGCCGAGGGCATCGAGGGCCAGGTGCCCTACCGCGGCCCGCTGGCGTCTGTGGTGCTGCAGCTGATCGGCGGCCTGCGCCAGTCGATGCTCTACTGCGGCGCGCACACCATCCCGCAGTTGCAGGACGCGCAGTTGGTCCGGATCACCGCCGCGGGCCTGCGCGAGAGCCACCCGCACGACATCCAGATGACGGTCGAGGCGCCGAACTACTCCAAGCGCTGACCACATAGAGCACTCCACGGCCCGACGCTGTAGCGTCGGGCCGTAAGTACGTCCGGAGAAAGAGTTGAGGTATTCCAGGTGACCGAGGTCGAGATCGGCCGGGCCAAGCGTGGCCGCCGCGCCTACGGGTTCGACGATGTGGCGGTTGTGCCTTCGCGCCGCACCCGGGACCCCGAAGAGGTCTCCATCGCCTGGCAGATCGACGCCTACCGGTTCGACACTCCGTTCATGGCCGCGCCGATGGACAGCGTCGTCTCCCCGGCGACCGCGATCCAGATCGGCAAGCTCGGCGGCGTGGGCGTCCTCAACCTCGAAGGCCTGTGGACCCGCTACGAGAGCCCTGAGCCGCTTCTCCAGGAGATCGCGGACCTCCCTGCAGAGAGCTCCACGAAGCGTCTGCAGGAGATCTACAGCGCGCCGGTCCAGCCCGAGCTGATCTCCGCACGCATCAAGGAGATCCGCGCCGCAGGGGTCACCGTGGCGGGTGCGTTGTCGCCGCAACTCACAGCTGAGTTCCACTCCGTAGCGGTCTCCGCAGGGCTGGACATGTTGGTCATCCGCGGCACCACGGTGTCCGCCGAGCACGTGTCGGCCAACGCCGAGCCGCTGAACCTCAAGCAGTTCATCTACGAGCTCGACATCCCGGTCGTCGTCGGCGGCTGCGCGACCTACCAGGCTGCGTTGCACTTGATGCGCGCCGGCGCAGCGGGCATCCTGGTCGGCTTCGGTGGCGGCTCCACCCAGACCACCCGCGACGTCCTGGGCATCGCGGTGCCGATGGCCTCCGCGGTCTCCGACGTGGCCGCAGCGCGCCGCGACTACCTGGACGAGTCCGGTGGCCGCTATGTGCACGTCGTCGCGGACGGCGCCATGGGCGTCTCCGGCGACATCACCAAGGCGATCGCCTGCGGCGCCGACGCCGTGATGATCGGCTCGCCGCTGGCCCGGGCTGCCGAGGCTCCGGGGCGCGGCTTCCACTGGGGCGCGGAGGCGCACCACGCGTCCGTCCCGCGCGGGCACCGTACGGCGGTCGGCACTGTGGGGACTCTGGAGGAGATCCTGGTCGGCCCCTCCTCGTCTCCGGACGGCACCATGAACCTCGCCGGGGCGCTGCGCCGTGCGATGGGGACCTGCGGCTACACCGAGCTCAAGGGATTCCAGCGCGTCGAGGTCACTATCGCGACCTGAGTAGCCCCTGCTCCCGCCCCTGGAGAGCGAACGTTTAAGCGAGCCCCTCGCGGAGCTTGTGATCGGCTTCACGGGTGACGTGCCACATGTGGTCGCGTGCAGTGCCCACTATTAGGGCAGGCTTATAGCGTGCGTAGTCTGCGGTTGGGTCCAGTAGAGCGGGAGGCGGCACTGTCCGCCATGGCCGAGCGCGAGCTCGATGTCGTGGTCGTGGGCGGTGGCGTCGTGGGAACCGGGACGGCGTTGGACGCCGCGACCCGGGGTCTGAGCGTGGGGTTGCTGGAGGCGCGGGACTGGGCGTCAGGGACGTCCTCCCGCTCCTCCAAACTCATCCACGGCGGTCTCCGCTATCTGGAGATGCTCGATTTCGGGTTGGTCCGCGAGGCGCTGAAGGAGCGCGGCCTGCTGCTGGAGCGGCTGGCCCCGCACCTGGTGCGTCCCGTGCCGTTCCTGTACCCGCTGACGGGCCGAGCGTGGGAACGCGTATACGCGGGTTCCGGCGTGGCGCTCTACGACGGGATGGCCACGTCGTCGAGCCACGGCAGAGGTCTGCCTCTGCACCGCCAGCTGTCGCGCCGTGCTGCGCTGCGCATCGCGCCGGCGCTTAAGCGTTCCTCGCTTGTCGGTGCGATCCAGTACTACGACGCACAGGTGGACGACGCGCGCTACGTCACCTTCCTCGCGCGCACTGCGGCGAGCTACGGAGCGCACGTGGCCTCCCGGGCCCGAGTCACCGGCTTCCTGCGCGAAGGGGAGCGTGTCACCGGCGTCATCGTCAAGGACCTGGAGACCGGCAACACGCAGGAGATCCGCGCCAAGCAGGTGGTGAACGCGACCGGCGTGTGGACCGATGAGACACAGGCCCTGGTGGGGGAGCGCGGGCGCTTCCACGTGCGTGCCTCCAAGGGCATCCACCTGGTCGTTCCCAAGGACCGCATCCAGTCCGCGACCGGACTCATCCTGCGCACCGAGAAGTCCGTGCTCTTCGTCATCCCGTGGGGACGGCACTGGATCATCGGCACGACCGACACCGACTGGACGCTCGACAAGGCGCACCCCGCTGCCTCGCAGACGGACATCCAGTACTTGCTGGACCATGTGAACTCGGTCCTTAACGTTCCCCTGTCGCGAGCCGACGTAGAGGGCGTCTACGCAGGACTCCGTCCGCTGCTGGCCGGAGAGTCCGACGAGACCTCGAAGCTGTCCCGGGAGCACGTCGTCGCGCACGTCGTCCCCGGCCTCGTCGTGGTCGCCGGCGGCAAGTACACGACCTATCGGGTGATGGCCGAGGACGCCGTGAACGCGGCCGTGCACGGCCTCGGAGGGGGAGTCCCCGCCTCGGTCACCGAGGACGTGCCGCTGCTCGGTGCAGACGGCTACAAGGCCCTCTGGAACAACCGCGGACGCATCGCCGAGCGCAGCGGACTGCACGTCGCGCGTGTGGAGCACCTGCTGCGCCGCTACGGCTCGCTCATCGACGAGGTCCTGGACCTCACCGCAGAGACGCCGGAGTTGGCCGAGCCCCTGCCCGGCGCGGAGGACTACCTCAAGGCGGAGGTCGTATACGCGGCCGCCGCAGAGGGTGCGCTGCACTTGGACGACGTCCTGGCCCGCCGCCTGCGCGTCTCCATCGAGACCTTCGACCGCGGTGTCAGCGCGGCCGAACCCACCGCGCGCCTCATCGCTCCCGTCCTGGGCTGGACCGAGGAGCAGATCAAGCGTGAGGTCGAGCACTACGTGGCGCGCGTCGCCGCGGAGCGGGAGTCCCAGGAACAGCCGGACGACGCCACCGCGGACGCCGCGCGGCTCGGCGCGCCGGACATCGTCCCGGTGATGTAGCTCGGGTTGTAGAGATTCTCAAGAGATTCCCGGGCAGATGGAGCCGCCCGGGAATCCGTCGAAGCCCGCGTGCTTTGATACCGACATGAGCCTCTACGACATCCCGATCAACACCCTCGACGGCAAGCCGGCCTCCCTGAAGGACTACCAGGGCAAGGCCGTCCTCCTCGTCAACGTCGCCTCCCGCTGTGGCCTCACGCCTCAGTACGAGGGCCTGGAGCGCCTCCACGAGCGCTACGCGGACCGCGGTTTCACCGTCCTCGGCGTCCCCTGCAACCAGTTCGGGGGCCAGGAGCCCGGCACCTCTGAGGAGATTCAGGAGTTCTGCTCCGCGACGTACGGAGTGACCTTCCCGCTCACGGAGAAGATCGAAGTCAACGGCGACGACCGTCACGCCCTTTACACGGAACTCACGAAGACCACCGACGCAGAGGGCAGCAACGGCGACATCCAGTGGAACTTTGAAAAGTTCCTGATCAGCTCTGACGGCTCCGTCCTCAAGCGGTTCCGTCCGCGCACCGAGCCGGAGGCCCCGGAAGTGGTCGAAGCGATCGAAGCGGCGCTCCCGGCCTAGTGACGGGTAGTGACATGCGCCGCTGATCACGCCAGGATGGCGCTATGCCGCATTGGACTCCGGAGGAAATGCCGGATCTGACGGGGCGAGTCGCCATGGTCACGGGGGCCAGTAGCGGTATCGGGTTCCAAACTGCGTTGGAACTCGCGCGTCACGGAGCCCGGACCCTGCTCGCCGTCCGTGATCCGGAAAAAGGAGAGTCCGCGCGGGAGCGGATCGCCACGGTGATCCCCTCCGCGCGTGGACTCGTCGAAGTCGTCCACGTCGACCTGGCGAGTCTGGACTCGATCGAGGACGCCGCCGCCGACCTGGCCGACCGCACGGCGGCGGTGGACATCCTGGTGAACAACGCGGGCGTGATGGTGCCGGACGGCAGCACCACCGCCGACGGGTTCGAGCTCCAGTTCGGGACCAACCACCTGGGCCACTTCGCGCTCACCGGCCGCCTGCTGCCGTTGCTGCTGGCCGCCGAGTCCGCGCGGGTCGTCACGGTCTCCAGCCTCACGCACCGCAGAGCGCGCCCGATATGGGACTTCGAGCCGGCGACGGATAACGCCAAGGAGTTCTATACGGAGGCCGAGTGGCACCGTCACCGCGTCTCTGCGTACGGCCGCTCCAAGCTCGCCAACCTGCTCTTCACGCGGGAGTTGGACCGTAAGGCGAAGCACGCGCGGGTCTCCTTAGCCAGCGTCGCCGCGCACCCCGGCTATGCGGCAACCGGCCTGTTCGTGAAGACGTCTTTCAGTCGCCACCATCGAGTCGTCTCCGGACTTTCGAACCTGGTGACCAGAGCGACTGGCCAGAGTGCCGCAACTGGTGCCTGGCCCTCTCTATACGCCGCTACGCACGTAGACCTCTTTGGCGGCGAGTACATCGGACCGCGCGGACCCGGAGAGATGCGTGGCGCACCGGCGCTCGCCGCCATGAGCCTGATCGCCCAGGACGAGTCCGTCGCCGCCGTCCTGTGGGACCAGTCTGTAGCCGCCACTGGAGTGGGGTACGAGGAGCTGTCCCGCTGACCGGTCTGATGATCCGGTCATGGTCCGGCGGTGGCTCAAAAGATCCGCGAAAAAGATGGGAACCGTCGTGCGAGTCGCTGCGTCCAAATGCCAGTGACAGTGTCGGCTAGGAGATGGAGCACAATGAAGCCCCTGGTGAAGACCGTGGCGACCACCGCCGTCGTGCTGGCGGGGCTCGCCGGGTGTGCCTCCCGTAGCTCGGGAGGCTCCAGCACGTCGGCAGCCGGCGCGGGGAGCGGAGGCTCTTCGTCGTCGTCCTCCTCGTCGTCCGCGGGCCAGACGCCGAGCACGCCCCCTTCGAGCACCGGCCAGACCGGCACGCCGAACCCCTCGAACCCTTCGGACCCCGGCACGGTGAAGTACGTCGCGCTGCAGGGCCTGTCGCTGCAGAAGGACGGCGTCACCCTGGTCACCGAGGTGAACTGGGGCGGATGCTACGACCAGCCCACGCTCGTGATCAAGAGCCAGGATGCCTCCAAGGTCGTAATCGAGGAGAAGACCGTCTCGCACTACCGCGTCGGGATGATGTGCCCCGACTTCTCCCGCAACGGCGAGGCCACCGTGAAGCTCGACGCCCCGCTGGGCTCGCGCCAGGTGATCGACGGCGTCAAGAACGTGGCCATCAGCGTCAGCTGAGGTCCGGCCCCCGAGCGTCGGGCCCCTTCCGTAGTGCCTGGGACAACGGAAGGGGCCCGACGTGCTTCCCGGAGCACGAACACCTATAGCGGACAACGCTATGTGTCCCTGCGTAGGCCTCCCGTATGTCTCCCGTGTAGGACCCGCGCCAAGCAGTCTCCACATGTTGCTATGCATGGCTGACACCGGCGGGTTTTTCTGGGAGGCTCATCGCCATGACCGCCGACACCATCGACCCCGGCAACGGCATATCCGAGGACGCTCAGGACGTTCCGGCCGGCGCCGGTCCCCAGCAGGCCACCCGCCTCGACAGCATCCACTCCCGACTGTCCGCCGACCTGGTCGAGCGGCTCATCGGAAAGGTGGCCATCCACGGGGCGGTGGGCGGTCGGACGCAGTCCTACAGTCCGCTCACCGGTGAGCTCATCGCCGACTACCCCGCCAGCGCCCCGCAGGACGTGCGCGCCGCCTTCGCCAAGGCCCGCGCCGCGCAGCAGGAGTGGGGACGCACACACCTCTCGCACCGGACCGCAGTAGCTCGCCGCCTCCACGACTTGCTCCTGGAGCGCTCCGACCAGCTGCTCGACCTGGTGCAGATCGAGACGGGTAAGGCGCGCAAGCACGCCCTGGACGAGGTTCTGTCGGCGGCCGCGGCGACCCGGCACTATGCGTACGCCTCCCGCGGATACATACGCAGCAAGCGTCGGCGTGGAGTCCTGCCGGTCCTGACGAAGGTCACCGAGAACCGCATCCCCAAGGGCGTCGTCGGCGTCATCACGCCGTGGAACTATCCGCTGGCGCTCGCTGTCTCCGACGTCATACCGGCGCTTATCGCGGGCAACGCAGTGGTGCACAAGCCGGACACGCAGACTGCGCTGACTGGACTGCGCCTGCGCGAGTTGGCCGTGCAGGCAGGGCTGCCGGAGGACTTGTGGCAGGTGGTCGTCGGCGACGGTCCGGTGGTCGGTCCTGCGGTCATCGCGGATGCCGACTACGTGGCGTTCACCGGTTCCACCGCCACCGGCCGCACAGTGGCGCAAGCGGCGGCCTCTCGGTTGATCGGTTGCTCGCTGGAGCTCGGCGGCAAGAACGCCATGCTCGTGCTCGATGACGCCGACATCGACAAGGCGGTGTCCGGCGCGGTGCGCGGCTGCTTCTCCTCTGCAGGACAGCTCTGCATATCTATAGAGCGCATATACGTGCACTACACCAAGTACGACGAGTTCCTGTCGCGGTTCCTTACAGAGGTTCGCGCTATGCGTCTGGGATCCGGGCTCGACTACACGGCGGACATGGGCTCGCTGACCAACACCAAGCAGCTTGAGAACGTGACGCTGCATGTGGAGGACGCTAAGGCGAAGGGCGCCAAGGTGCTCTCCGGCGGACGCCGCCGTGCGGAGATCGGCCCGCTGTTCTACGAGCCGACAGTGCTCGGAGACGTCAAGAACACCATGCGCGTCTATGGCGAGGAGACCTTCGGGCCGGTGGTGTCCGTGTACTCCTTCAAGAACGAAGGCGAAGCCGTAGCGGACGCCAACAACACGCCCTATGGACTGAACGCCTCTATGTGGACGCGCGACCATAAGCGCGCACGCGAGATAGCACGCCAGCTGCACGCCGGCACCGTGAACGTCAACGAGGCATACGCCGCGGCCTGGGGGTCGGTCGACTCGCCGATGGGCGGTATGGGCCAGTCGGGCCTGGGACGTCGACACGGCGCCGAGGGCATCCTGCGCTTCACCGAGGCCCAGACCGCGGCCCGCCAGCGGCTGCTGCCGATCGCGCCCTGGTTCGGGATGTCCGAGCAGCGGTGGGGCACGCTGATGCTGCGTTCGTTGAAGCTTCTCAAGGTACTGCGGATGAAGTAGCTGTTTGTGGATCGGCTGTTTCGCGAAGTGGTGCTTCGTGGCGCGGCCGTTCCGCAGAACGGGTGACGCCGCGACCGTTTGGTTCCGATTGTCGGTGCCGAGGGTTACGGTGGTGATCTGACGTCACCCAAGGTCACCGACCTCCTCCTCTGTGACGTCACCGCATCGCACCAGAGGGGATGGTGATCCGCATGACGGAACCCGCCTCGTCCGCCTTCGCACCCGCACCCGCACCCGGCGGCGCGGCGTCCGGGGGGCCGGCTCAGTTCGGCGCGACCCTGGACGTCATGGCCCAGGCCGCCGCGCACGTCGGCACGGTCAACGAGGAGATCGCCGCCCTGCTGGCCACGCTGCTGGCCCAGCTGGAGCCGATCGCCTCGACCTGGAAGGGCGCCGCCTCCGGCGCGTTCCAGAACCTGCACCAGCGCTGGAACGCCGACGCGCGCAAGCTCAACGCGGCGCTCGGCGGGATCGCGGAGTCCCTGTCCGGCACCCACCGCCGCTACTCGGCGGCTGAGGAGTCGAACACCACCGCCGTCAACCGCGTCGCCGGCCTGATCGGCTGAAGGGGGACTCGCGATGAGCTACGGAGGCGAGCTGCTCGTCCACGCCGAGACGCTGTCCTCGGCGTCGCAGAACGTGGCGGCGGCGCACAACGAGCTGAACAGCAAGCTGCATGATCTGCGGACACTGCTGAATCCGCTGACGCAGACCTGGAGTGGGCAGGCGGCTGCGGACTACCAGGAGCGGCAGCGACAGTGGGACCAGGCGCAGGCGGATCTGAACGAGGTGCTGCAGCAGATCGGGAAGGTGTTGGAGGTCGCGCAGCAGCAGTACGGGGACGCCGAGCGGGCGAACATCGACGTGTGGGCTTAGGCGGCGTGAGGCGGAGCGGGGCTGGGTGGGGCAGGGCCGGGACAGGGCCTGGACAGTGCGGGGCGTCTTCGCGAGGCGTCGCGATCGGCCGTCCGGGTCCGCATCACAAGACCGGCTGGACCGGAACGCGGACGCCGTGGCACGATGACGGCATGCTCGCAACCCGCCGATTTTTCTATGGCTACGGACCTGGGTCCCTAGTCATCGTCGGCTGCTGAGCAGAACCAAGCCAACGAGCGCCTCGGACCCCTCCCGGTTCGGGGCGCTCGCCGTTGGTGCGGGGGCTTCCGAGCCGGTGGGAGACCGGGCCGAGCCCGAGGAGCCCTGTCACATGACCGCCAGCGCCACTGCCGACTCCGCGTCCGCCGGATCCACTGACTCTTCCGCTTCCGACCTTGCTGCGTCGGGGGAGGCCTTGGTGTCCGTATCTGTCCCTGCCCCTGTCCCCGTTCCTGGAACGGCATCCCTCTTGGTCTCCGGGGCGGGCGGCCCCAGCGGCCCCAGCGGTTCCAGCGATGCTGAGCACGTCGGCCAACCCACGCCGGCCGGCGTCCGGTCCGGCCGTGCCCAGATCGATGACCTCGACGCGCGCATCCTCGCCATGATCACCGAGCGCATCAGTACCGCCGCCGACATCCAGACCGCACGTATCGCGGAGGGCGGCCGCCGGCTGGACCTCAAGCGCGAGACCGAGATCATCGCCCGCTACCGGCAGGCGCTCGGCCGGCCCGGTGTGACGGTCGCGATGGCGGTGCTGGAACTGTGCCGAGGCCGCGTCTGAGGTGCGCTTGAGGTATGCGTGGGATGCCTGCGGGGCGGGTCCGGGGCGGGTCCGGGGCGCTGCGCGGCACGCCGCGGGCGCTTTCCCCGAACCTGCCACGAACCTTGCGCGCGAGCCGTAACCGCCGGGTCGCCGGATCGTTGAACCGCTCGAATCACCGGTGCGGATCGCGGAGCCCGGTCGGCGCTCCACGCTCATGCGCCCGACCGGTGAAGGCGATGTGGGACACCTCGCCGGTGCCAGTGGTCCACCGCAGGGGACAGCGGGCCGGCCACCAGGGAAAACGGCGGCTGCCCCGGGGACGCCCGGGACAGCCGCCGCAGCACCGCGTGAATCAGACGGTGTACTTCTCGACGATCTTGCCCAGCTTCGGCAGCGCCTTCTCGATGTTGTCGACGCCCTTCGGACGGACCTGCTCGTACGCCTTCCGCAGCGTCGCGCGGTCCGACTGCGCGGCCCGGTCATCCGTCACACCCAGCAGCGCGTTCGACACCTCCGGCCCCCTCCCGGCCAGGTAGTCGCCGAACGAACCGCCACCGGCGGACACGAAGTCCTCGTGGAACGGCTCCAGCCGAGCCACGAAGTCGTCGACCAGGGTGTCCACGGCATCCAGGATGATGCCGGACTTGAACGCGGTGACGACCTTGTAGGCGCCCTTCACCACCAGCCCCGAGTCCTTGACCTGCTCATCGATGAGCTGCACGCAGTCCTTCACGACCTGCGGGCGGTTGGTCGGATTGAGGAGGCTCTCCTGCAGAGTCTGTCCCATTGTTTATGTCCTCGAACGCGGTAGAGGGACGACCGCAACGGACCGGACGCACGGCCCGGGGCCCGACGTGCGGCCGAGTAGTGAGCGCTTAGGTTACCGTAACGCGACCGGCCGCCAAGACGCGTTCCGCCACCTCGCCCTCAGATGTCTGAGACCCGGCCCCCACCCCCGCAACCCCACAAAAACCCCACCGGGCCAACCCCACCACGCCCACGCACCCCCCTATCGTGTGACCGTGAGCACCCCCCAACCCCCGGCACCC
The sequence above is a segment of the Catenulispora sp. EB89 genome. Coding sequences within it:
- a CDS encoding response regulator transcription factor, yielding MTSILVCDDSPLARETLRRAVATVPGVDKVTTANSGEEVLRRWTADRSDLVLMDVRMPGLGGVETVRRLLSNDPNARVIMLTMAEDLDGVALAVATGARGYLHKDASRAELRATVSQALADPTWRLAPRRLRPAEIGAVPTLTAREIQVLEGMSHGRSNAEIGRDLFLSEDTVKTHARRLFKKLGASDRAHAVALGFRWGLVR
- a CDS encoding glycerol-3-phosphate dehydrogenase/oxidase — encoded protein: MRSLRLGPVEREAALSAMAERELDVVVVGGGVVGTGTALDAATRGLSVGLLEARDWASGTSSRSSKLIHGGLRYLEMLDFGLVREALKERGLLLERLAPHLVRPVPFLYPLTGRAWERVYAGSGVALYDGMATSSSHGRGLPLHRQLSRRAALRIAPALKRSSLVGAIQYYDAQVDDARYVTFLARTAASYGAHVASRARVTGFLREGERVTGVIVKDLETGNTQEIRAKQVVNATGVWTDETQALVGERGRFHVRASKGIHLVVPKDRIQSATGLILRTEKSVLFVIPWGRHWIIGTTDTDWTLDKAHPAASQTDIQYLLDHVNSVLNVPLSRADVEGVYAGLRPLLAGESDETSKLSREHVVAHVVPGLVVVAGGKYTTYRVMAEDAVNAAVHGLGGGVPASVTEDVPLLGADGYKALWNNRGRIAERSGLHVARVEHLLRRYGSLIDEVLDLTAETPELAEPLPGAEDYLKAEVVYAAAAEGALHLDDVLARRLRVSIETFDRGVSAAEPTARLIAPVLGWTEEQIKREVEHYVARVAAERESQEQPDDATADAARLGAPDIVPVM
- a CDS encoding succinic semialdehyde dehydrogenase — encoded protein: MTADTIDPGNGISEDAQDVPAGAGPQQATRLDSIHSRLSADLVERLIGKVAIHGAVGGRTQSYSPLTGELIADYPASAPQDVRAAFAKARAAQQEWGRTHLSHRTAVARRLHDLLLERSDQLLDLVQIETGKARKHALDEVLSAAAATRHYAYASRGYIRSKRRRGVLPVLTKVTENRIPKGVVGVITPWNYPLALAVSDVIPALIAGNAVVHKPDTQTALTGLRLRELAVQAGLPEDLWQVVVGDGPVVGPAVIADADYVAFTGSTATGRTVAQAAASRLIGCSLELGGKNAMLVLDDADIDKAVSGAVRGCFSSAGQLCISIERIYVHYTKYDEFLSRFLTEVRAMRLGSGLDYTADMGSLTNTKQLENVTLHVEDAKAKGAKVLSGGRRRAEIGPLFYEPTVLGDVKNTMRVYGEETFGPVVSVYSFKNEGEAVADANNTPYGLNASMWTRDHKRAREIARQLHAGTVNVNEAYAAAWGSVDSPMGGMGQSGLGRRHGAEGILRFTEAQTAARQRLLPIAPWFGMSEQRWGTLMLRSLKLLKVLRMK
- a CDS encoding glutathione peroxidase translates to MSLYDIPINTLDGKPASLKDYQGKAVLLVNVASRCGLTPQYEGLERLHERYADRGFTVLGVPCNQFGGQEPGTSEEIQEFCSATYGVTFPLTEKIEVNGDDRHALYTELTKTTDAEGSNGDIQWNFEKFLISSDGSVLKRFRPRTEPEAPEVVEAIEAALPA
- the guaB gene encoding IMP dehydrogenase, producing MSDAGLPAKFATLGLTYDDVLLVPAYSEVVPTELNTGTRLSRNITLNVPLISAAMDTVTEARMAIAMARQGGVGVLHRNLSIEAQAAQVDLVKRSESGMVTQPVTVAPEATLAEVDELCAKYRISGLPVTATDGTLLGIITNRDLRFETDSSRRVADVMTRMPLVTGPAGISGEDAMKLLAKHKIEKLPLVTPDGKLSGLITVKDFDKSEKYPLATKDENGRLRVGAAIGFLGDSFERAQALMQAGVDFLVIDSAHGHSKVELDMIAKVKAEAPHIDVIAGNVVTAAGGRALIDAGADAIKVGVGPGSICTTRVVAGVGMPQVTAVYEVAEAAREHGVPVIADGGLQYSGDIGKAIAAGADSVMLGSLLAGCEESPGELLFINGKQFKSYRGMGSLGAMQSRGENKSYSKDRYFQGDVESDEKLIAEGIEGQVPYRGPLASVVLQLIGGLRQSMLYCGAHTIPQLQDAQLVRITAAGLRESHPHDIQMTVEAPNYSKR
- a CDS encoding WXG100 family type VII secretion target, coding for MTEPASSAFAPAPAPGGAASGGPAQFGATLDVMAQAAAHVGTVNEEIAALLATLLAQLEPIASTWKGAASGAFQNLHQRWNADARKLNAALGGIAESLSGTHRRYSAAEESNTTAVNRVAGLIG
- a CDS encoding GuaB3 family IMP dehydrogenase-related protein, which produces MTEVEIGRAKRGRRAYGFDDVAVVPSRRTRDPEEVSIAWQIDAYRFDTPFMAAPMDSVVSPATAIQIGKLGGVGVLNLEGLWTRYESPEPLLQEIADLPAESSTKRLQEIYSAPVQPELISARIKEIRAAGVTVAGALSPQLTAEFHSVAVSAGLDMLVIRGTTVSAEHVSANAEPLNLKQFIYELDIPVVVGGCATYQAALHLMRAGAAGILVGFGGGSTQTTRDVLGIAVPMASAVSDVAAARRDYLDESGGRYVHVVADGAMGVSGDITKAIACGADAVMIGSPLARAAEAPGRGFHWGAEAHHASVPRGHRTAVGTVGTLEEILVGPSSSPDGTMNLAGALRRAMGTCGYTELKGFQRVEVTIAT
- a CDS encoding oxidoreductase encodes the protein MPHWTPEEMPDLTGRVAMVTGASSGIGFQTALELARHGARTLLAVRDPEKGESARERIATVIPSARGLVEVVHVDLASLDSIEDAAADLADRTAAVDILVNNAGVMVPDGSTTADGFELQFGTNHLGHFALTGRLLPLLLAAESARVVTVSSLTHRRARPIWDFEPATDNAKEFYTEAEWHRHRVSAYGRSKLANLLFTRELDRKAKHARVSLASVAAHPGYAATGLFVKTSFSRHHRVVSGLSNLVTRATGQSAATGAWPSLYAATHVDLFGGEYIGPRGPGEMRGAPALAAMSLIAQDESVAAVLWDQSVAATGVGYEELSR